The following proteins are encoded in a genomic region of Gimesia algae:
- a CDS encoding REP-associated tyrosine transposase — MTRNRKRIRHYHELGDCHELTFSCFQNKFLLTNADWNLLLCESINRALARYEFGLIAFVIMPNHLHLLVYPKQQECQVDRFLFAIKRPFSYRIKQLLQETQDRLLDDLTIRDRPGSTVFRFWQEGAGYDRNLSSLKAVEASIDYIHMNPVRKKLVDQSRDWKWSSARWYESEGELVDSDLPELSGLPWDFF, encoded by the coding sequence ATGACCAGAAACCGAAAACGGATCAGGCATTATCACGAATTGGGTGATTGTCATGAGCTGACGTTTTCCTGTTTTCAGAACAAATTTCTCTTAACCAATGCTGACTGGAACTTGTTGTTGTGTGAGTCAATTAACCGGGCATTGGCGCGTTATGAGTTTGGTTTGATTGCATTTGTAATCATGCCGAACCATCTGCATCTGCTTGTTTATCCGAAACAGCAGGAGTGCCAAGTCGATCGGTTTCTGTTCGCCATTAAGCGTCCGTTTTCATATCGTATCAAGCAGCTCCTGCAGGAAACGCAAGATCGATTACTGGATGATCTGACAATACGGGATCGACCTGGAAGTACAGTCTTTCGATTCTGGCAGGAAGGGGCCGGATATGATCGGAATCTTTCGTCATTGAAAGCAGTTGAAGCATCAATAGACTATATTCATATGAACCCAGTCAGGAAGAAACTGGTCGATCAGAGTCGGGACTGGAAATGGTCGAGCGCTCGCTGGTATGAAAGCGAAGGAGAGTTGGTTGAT
- a CDS encoding ABC transporter permease yields MSDSPAPVSDNDSSPSRSLVSGVTYSVFQYAGLLGVLALLVLIFSLMSQNFLSKQTLVTVANNIPDLLVISVGMTLVLIIGGIDLSVGSLLALSSAMLGVCMVDWGWPLWSAVPVCLGVGALCGMLNGVISVKAGIPSFIVTLGMLEMARGSAYLITDSQTKYIGSSIEWIGVPLKGFVFSPAFLLALVIVAAGQYLLTRTVFGRYCVAIGTNAEAVRMSGIRTAPCSIAVFTISGLLCGLAGVMQTSRLSSADPNAAVGLELSAIAACVIGGTSLMGGRGSVINTFFGVMIIAVLQTGLAQIGATDPSKRVITGAVIIVAVLLDAARQRWKRRG; encoded by the coding sequence ATGAGCGACTCCCCTGCCCCTGTATCCGATAATGATTCTTCACCTTCACGTTCGCTGGTGAGTGGTGTGACGTATTCCGTGTTTCAATATGCGGGTCTGCTGGGCGTGCTGGCGCTGCTGGTGCTGATCTTCAGCCTGATGAGCCAGAACTTTCTGTCAAAGCAGACACTGGTGACGGTGGCGAATAATATCCCGGATCTGCTGGTGATTTCGGTGGGCATGACGCTGGTATTGATTATCGGCGGAATTGATCTGTCGGTTGGTTCGCTGCTTGCGCTGTCATCAGCCATGCTGGGTGTGTGTATGGTCGACTGGGGTTGGCCGCTCTGGTCGGCGGTTCCTGTCTGCCTGGGCGTGGGGGCTCTGTGTGGCATGCTGAATGGGGTGATCAGTGTGAAGGCGGGCATACCGTCGTTCATTGTGACGCTGGGTATGCTGGAGATGGCGCGAGGCAGCGCGTATCTGATTACGGATTCGCAGACGAAGTATATAGGCTCGTCGATTGAATGGATCGGCGTGCCTTTGAAAGGCTTTGTGTTTTCCCCCGCGTTTCTGCTGGCGCTGGTGATAGTGGCGGCGGGACAGTACCTGCTGACACGGACGGTCTTCGGACGCTATTGTGTGGCGATCGGCACGAATGCAGAAGCGGTAAGGATGTCGGGCATTCGGACGGCCCCCTGCTCGATCGCGGTGTTTACGATCAGCGGTCTGCTTTGCGGCCTGGCGGGGGTGATGCAGACCTCGCGACTCTCCAGTGCCGATCCGAATGCGGCGGTGGGACTGGAACTCTCGGCCATCGCGGCTTGTGTGATTGGCGGGACGAGCCTGATGGGGGGCCGTGGTTCGGTGATCAATACGTTCTTTGGTGTGATGATCATCGCAGTGCTGCAGACGGGCCTGGCACAGATCGGCGCGACCGATCCAAGCAAACGGGTGATTACCGGCGCGGTGATTATTGTCGCCGTGCTGCTGGACGCGGCGCGGCAGCGGTGGAAACGGCGTGGGTGA
- a CDS encoding sugar ABC transporter ATP-binding protein, translating into MTGDTRSLLFEARGVCKDYVVRVLDEAQLELRPGEIHALLGANGAGKSTLCKIIAGLTPATAGSMLLNAVPYSPVDKRFAESQGVQIVQQELNLIPTLSVAENLLLGRYPQRWGVIDRKRLHQQARIALDRFGLTEIKTDQSAGSLGVGQQQMLEIAAALDRKCELLILDEPTAALSAGETERLFARLDVLRTRGVGIIYISHRLDEIARIADRLTVLRDGKYVGTHAVSEFQPIERVVDLMTGETQAVQHALQEHTNHSTETTMLRVEGVTGGPVQAVSFSVQAGERYGIAGLVGAGRTELLRLIFGADRGEHGALFLREETKSRRFAHPQEAVQAGLAMVTEDRKQNGLLLSQSIRVNTTLASLDLLTGTAGVIDRRREVALVEAERRRLQIHARDIEQSVGTLSGGNQQKVAVAKWLLQDADVFLFDEPTRGIDVAARRNIHQLFDQLAVNGKALVIVSSDLEELFETCDRIGVMSAGRLVSEYTREDWSYEAIMQDCFSGYSSQVKETVSG; encoded by the coding sequence ATGACGGGCGACACACGGTCGCTGTTATTTGAAGCGCGCGGCGTCTGTAAGGACTATGTCGTGCGGGTGCTGGATGAAGCGCAGCTGGAACTGCGCCCGGGCGAGATCCATGCGCTGCTGGGTGCCAACGGAGCCGGGAAAAGTACGCTGTGTAAAATCATCGCGGGACTGACGCCAGCGACAGCAGGCAGCATGCTGTTGAACGCTGTCCCCTACTCTCCCGTCGATAAACGGTTCGCTGAGTCTCAAGGCGTACAGATTGTGCAGCAGGAACTGAATCTGATTCCGACGCTTTCGGTGGCGGAGAATCTGCTGCTGGGACGTTATCCGCAGCGGTGGGGCGTCATTGATCGCAAGCGGCTGCATCAGCAGGCGAGAATTGCGTTGGATCGGTTTGGCCTGACGGAGATCAAGACAGATCAGAGTGCCGGGAGCCTGGGAGTGGGACAGCAGCAGATGTTGGAGATTGCCGCGGCGCTGGATCGGAAGTGTGAGCTGCTGATTCTGGACGAACCGACGGCGGCGCTCAGTGCGGGGGAAACGGAACGACTGTTTGCGCGACTGGATGTATTGCGTACGCGTGGCGTGGGCATTATTTATATCAGCCATCGCCTGGATGAGATTGCCCGGATTGCCGACCGGTTGACCGTGCTGCGGGATGGGAAATATGTGGGCACGCATGCGGTCAGTGAGTTTCAACCGATCGAGCGGGTCGTGGACCTGATGACGGGCGAAACGCAGGCGGTGCAACATGCGCTGCAGGAACATACGAATCATTCCACTGAAACAACGATGTTACGTGTGGAAGGTGTGACAGGCGGACCGGTTCAGGCTGTGAGTTTTTCCGTGCAGGCGGGCGAGCGGTATGGGATCGCAGGTCTGGTGGGAGCGGGACGAACGGAACTACTGCGGCTGATCTTCGGAGCCGACCGCGGGGAACACGGCGCACTTTTTTTACGGGAAGAAACGAAGTCGCGACGGTTCGCTCATCCGCAGGAAGCAGTGCAAGCGGGACTGGCGATGGTGACGGAAGACCGCAAGCAGAACGGCCTGCTGCTGTCACAGTCAATTCGTGTGAACACGACGCTGGCGAGCCTGGATCTGCTGACGGGGACTGCGGGGGTAATTGACCGCAGGCGTGAAGTCGCGCTGGTGGAAGCCGAACGCCGACGACTGCAGATTCATGCGCGAGACATTGAACAGAGTGTAGGTACCTTGAGTGGTGGTAATCAGCAGAAGGTGGCGGTCGCCAAGTGGCTGCTGCAGGATGCGGATGTGTTTCTGTTCGATGAGCCGACACGCGGCATTGATGTGGCGGCACGGCGGAATATTCATCAACTGTTTGATCAACTGGCAGTAAATGGTAAGGCGCTGGTGATTGTCAGCAGTGATCTGGAAGAACTGTTCGAGACCTGCGACCGGATCGGCGTGATGTCCGCAGGGCGTCTGGTATCAGAATACACGCGCGAGGACTGGTCGTATGAAGCGATCATGCAGGACTGCTTTTCCGGATACTCATCACAAGTGAAAGAGACTGTTTCAGGATGA
- a CDS encoding sugar ABC transporter substrate-binding protein has product MNELRKYLIPGLLLCGLFAGCTSQPGSSEQSAEQNAENKKPKIALIMKSLANDFFSSMAKGAETHQQARSDEYDLVVNGIKDERDLSRQVALVEEMVSSGVDAIVIAPADSKALVPALRRAREAGVVVINIDNKLDAEILQAEKISIPFVGPDNQAGAKKVGDYLASQLKTGDEVIVLEGIRTSFNGTQRRLGFEAAMKAADIKIADSQSAQWEMSMANTLASSMLSEHPNAKAILAANDSMALGALAAVRNSGKAGEVLIVGFDNIPAVQQAIKEGQILATADQHGGELAVFGIEHALRLIANPNAKVEDRETPVDLVTAEVLK; this is encoded by the coding sequence ATGAATGAACTACGAAAATATTTGATTCCCGGTCTGTTGCTATGCGGGTTGTTCGCAGGCTGCACGTCTCAACCAGGATCATCAGAGCAGTCAGCCGAACAGAACGCAGAAAACAAGAAGCCGAAGATTGCGCTCATCATGAAATCGTTGGCGAACGATTTTTTCTCGTCGATGGCGAAGGGAGCTGAAACGCATCAGCAGGCTCGCAGCGATGAATACGATTTGGTTGTCAACGGGATCAAGGATGAACGCGATTTGAGTCGACAGGTGGCGCTGGTTGAGGAGATGGTTTCCAGTGGCGTGGATGCGATCGTGATTGCACCCGCAGATTCGAAAGCGCTGGTGCCTGCGCTGCGGCGGGCACGGGAAGCGGGTGTGGTGGTCATCAATATTGATAACAAACTGGATGCAGAAATATTGCAGGCGGAAAAAATATCGATTCCCTTTGTGGGGCCCGATAACCAGGCGGGGGCAAAAAAAGTCGGCGATTATCTGGCTTCCCAACTGAAAACCGGTGATGAAGTGATTGTGCTCGAAGGGATTCGCACTTCATTCAACGGCACACAGCGGCGGCTCGGTTTTGAAGCAGCGATGAAGGCTGCCGACATCAAGATTGCCGACAGTCAGTCGGCTCAGTGGGAAATGAGTATGGCAAACACGCTGGCATCATCGATGCTCAGCGAACATCCGAATGCGAAGGCGATTCTGGCGGCGAATGACAGTATGGCGCTGGGCGCACTGGCGGCGGTCAGGAACAGCGGCAAAGCGGGAGAGGTGTTGATTGTGGGGTTCGATAATATTCCGGCAGTACAGCAGGCGATTAAAGAGGGACAGATACTGGCGACCGCGGATCAGCATGGTGGCGAACTGGCGGTGTTCGGTATCGAGCATGCGTTGCGTCTGATTGCCAATCCCAACGCTAAGGTCGAAGACCGCGAAACGCCCGTCGATCTGGTGACTGCTGAGGTTCTCAAATGA
- the rbsK gene encoding ribokinase: MEEKRRAKIAVLGSINMDLMIRSEKLPLPGETVIAETKVENPGGKGANQAVAAARMGAEVTMIGCVGDDSFAEELVQNLEVEGIDTRHVTRKTNTTSGVAVVMVETSGENAILVVPGANGLVGPAELEQARQVICASDVLLMQLEVPVETVIAAAKIAREAGVPVILDPAPAPASFPPELLHVDLICPNQSEAAALLEKPLTSLEDVVASIPALAEQGPRQILVTMAAQGSVLFDGEAVEIIPPFAIQVIDSTAAGDAFAAGLAVKLAERATLREAALFASAAGAIAASGAGAQTAMPNRELIETLITKQVQERFHE; this comes from the coding sequence ATGGAGGAGAAACGACGCGCTAAAATCGCCGTCCTGGGCTCGATTAACATGGATCTGATGATCCGCTCGGAGAAGCTGCCTCTGCCGGGTGAGACGGTGATCGCAGAGACGAAAGTTGAGAACCCGGGAGGCAAAGGCGCCAATCAGGCAGTGGCGGCAGCCCGGATGGGCGCGGAAGTAACGATGATCGGCTGCGTGGGGGATGACAGTTTCGCCGAGGAACTGGTACAGAATCTCGAAGTGGAAGGCATCGATACCAGGCACGTCACACGCAAAACGAACACCACCAGCGGCGTCGCTGTCGTGATGGTGGAAACGAGTGGCGAGAACGCAATTCTGGTCGTCCCCGGAGCGAATGGTCTGGTTGGACCGGCGGAACTGGAACAGGCCCGGCAGGTGATCTGCGCCAGCGATGTTTTACTGATGCAGTTGGAAGTCCCAGTAGAAACGGTCATTGCAGCGGCAAAGATCGCGCGGGAAGCGGGAGTGCCGGTCATTCTGGACCCGGCCCCTGCTCCGGCAAGTTTCCCCCCGGAACTGCTTCATGTGGATCTGATCTGCCCCAATCAGAGTGAGGCGGCTGCACTTTTGGAAAAGCCTTTGACTTCACTCGAAGATGTTGTCGCGTCTATCCCCGCGCTGGCTGAACAGGGGCCGCGGCAGATTCTTGTGACGATGGCGGCTCAGGGATCGGTCCTGTTTGACGGAGAGGCGGTCGAGATCATTCCGCCGTTTGCAATTCAGGTCATCGATTCGACGGCAGCCGGTGATGCCTTTGCTGCGGGACTGGCTGTGAAACTGGCCGAACGGGCGACACTGCGGGAGGCTGCTCTCTTCGCTTCGGCAGCAGGTGCGATTGCCGCGTCGGGAGCAGGAGCCCAGACAGCGATGCCAAACCGCGAACTGATTGAAACATTGATTACAAAACAAGTACAGGAGCGCTTCCATGAATGA
- a CDS encoding nucleoside hydrolase, with translation MMKRTTQTLMFPVFICCAASAWFTESHLQAEEPHRPVPIIFDTDIGNDVDDVLALGMIHALEARGDCRLLAVTITKDNPLAASFTDAVNTFYGKGDIPIGICKSGVTPQPGKFNVLAEKKDDGKLRFPHDLKDPKQIPDAVTVLRTALAGAEDHSVVIAQVGFSTNLANLLKSSGDNISSLTGEELVKQKVKLLSIMAGAFEKIPRKGKMVDHREYNIVKDIPAAQQLAREWPTPIVWSGFEIGLNVAYPHESIEEDYNYTPHHPLAEAYILYNPPPHDRPTWDLTSVLYAVFPHRGYFDLSESGTVTVQPDGLTTFKPGDGQQRYLKLTDAQRVRVVEALVQLSSQPPQK, from the coding sequence TTGATGAAACGAACAACTCAGACGCTCATGTTTCCCGTTTTTATTTGCTGTGCGGCGAGCGCATGGTTCACAGAGTCGCATCTGCAGGCGGAAGAACCCCACAGACCAGTGCCGATCATCTTCGATACGGATATTGGAAACGATGTCGACGACGTGCTCGCTTTGGGAATGATTCACGCTTTGGAAGCTCGCGGTGATTGCAGGTTGCTGGCGGTGACGATTACTAAAGACAATCCATTGGCGGCTTCGTTCACGGACGCGGTGAATACGTTTTATGGTAAAGGTGATATTCCGATTGGGATCTGCAAGAGTGGCGTCACTCCTCAGCCGGGCAAGTTCAATGTACTGGCGGAAAAGAAGGACGATGGCAAGCTTCGCTTTCCGCATGATCTCAAAGATCCAAAACAGATTCCCGATGCCGTCACGGTGCTGCGAACCGCGCTGGCGGGTGCGGAAGATCATTCGGTGGTCATTGCGCAAGTGGGCTTTTCGACCAATCTGGCGAACCTGCTGAAATCGTCGGGGGATAACATCAGTTCTCTGACCGGTGAAGAACTGGTCAAGCAGAAAGTGAAACTACTGTCGATCATGGCGGGTGCGTTTGAAAAAATTCCACGCAAAGGAAAAATGGTTGATCATCGTGAATATAATATTGTGAAAGATATCCCGGCAGCGCAACAGTTGGCGCGTGAATGGCCGACGCCGATTGTCTGGAGTGGCTTTGAAATTGGTCTCAATGTGGCTTATCCGCATGAGAGCATCGAAGAAGATTATAACTACACGCCACATCATCCGCTGGCGGAAGCCTACATTCTGTACAATCCTCCGCCCCACGATCGTCCGACCTGGGATTTAACCAGCGTCCTGTATGCGGTCTTTCCGCATCGGGGATATTTCGATCTGTCGGAAAGCGGAACAGTCACCGTTCAACCGGACGGACTGACCACGTTCAAACCGGGAGACGGTCAGCAGCGTTATCTGAAACTGACTGATGCGCAGCGCGTGCGTGTGGTCGAAGCGCTGGTCCAGCTTTCCAGTCAGCCTCCTCAAAAGTAG
- a CDS encoding LacI family DNA-binding transcriptional regulator, with product MGKSANKSVTLKEVAEAAGVSVSTASRALSGKAEACRISSATEQTVLDAAKKLQFSPSLLARSLRSQQTKLLGVVLPNVANPFFAAIAREITLAAEADGYSVLLTDSQENIAVEVRLVEQLQARQIEGLVVCPVGMEEAHLCQLARQKLPLVLIDRGFANKDLVTVTSDHRSGASMAMNELLEAGHRTIGVLQGMPETLPNRERLTGLKESLESYGLDFDPSLIVGHHFDEASGYQAALHLLSTRPEITALFAFSNQNALGALRAAAERGRSIPEDLSLIAFDDFPFAAYLAAPLTSVRQDVKQLGQVAARLLLEQIRSSQSPKQNQYRIPVQLIKRSSITKIG from the coding sequence ATGGGTAAGTCCGCAAACAAATCAGTCACGTTGAAAGAAGTCGCCGAGGCTGCCGGGGTGAGTGTGTCGACGGCGTCTCGCGCGCTGTCGGGGAAAGCGGAAGCCTGTCGCATCAGCAGTGCGACGGAGCAGACAGTACTTGATGCCGCGAAAAAGCTGCAGTTCTCCCCTTCCCTATTGGCCCGTTCGTTAAGGTCACAGCAGACGAAGTTGCTGGGCGTCGTGCTGCCCAATGTCGCGAACCCGTTTTTTGCGGCGATTGCCCGGGAGATTACGCTGGCAGCCGAAGCGGACGGGTATTCGGTCCTGCTGACCGACAGTCAGGAAAACATCGCCGTCGAAGTGCGGCTGGTCGAACAGTTGCAGGCCCGGCAGATTGAAGGTCTGGTGGTCTGTCCGGTGGGAATGGAAGAAGCCCATCTCTGCCAGCTTGCCAGACAGAAGCTGCCACTGGTGCTGATCGACCGGGGATTTGCCAATAAGGATCTGGTGACAGTGACGTCAGATCATCGGTCTGGTGCCAGCATGGCGATGAATGAACTCCTCGAAGCCGGTCATCGGACGATTGGCGTATTACAGGGGATGCCCGAGACACTGCCCAACCGGGAACGGTTGACTGGTTTAAAGGAGTCGCTGGAGTCTTATGGATTGGACTTCGATCCTTCGCTGATTGTCGGTCATCACTTTGACGAAGCATCAGGTTATCAGGCCGCCTTGCATCTGCTGTCGACGCGACCGGAAATTACGGCGCTGTTCGCTTTCAGTAACCAGAATGCGTTAGGTGCATTAAGAGCGGCTGCAGAACGCGGACGCTCGATTCCCGAGGATCTGTCGTTGATCGCCTTTGATGATTTTCCTTTCGCCGCTTACCTGGCTGCACCGTTGACGTCGGTCAGGCAGGATGTCAAGCAGTTGGGTCAGGTGGCTGCCCGGTTACTGCTGGAACAGATTCGCAGTAGCCAGTCGCCAAAACAGAATCAGTATCGTATTCCTGTCCAGCTCATCAAGAGATCTTCGATTACAAAGATCGGATGA
- a CDS encoding outer membrane protein assembly factor BamB family protein, whose product MLGIRKQTVLLAVVTGVFSFLNGTDLVQAEDWPQFRGPNCSGVSAGKKPLPAEFDDQKNVIWSQNLGDGIGCPVVAAGRVFTSGMVGKDKIGLYAFDAETGKKLWERVWSTGDLLEIHKTNSFAATTPAADAERVYFYFSTLGMLAVDAETGADVWKQELPVPYFVFKWGAGMSPTLYKDLVLFCQDDDLAPAFYAFNKETGKIVWKDDRSDQAVNYSHPVICETDKGDEIVVAGTGKLIGYDPQTGKRLWTAQTLLRNIKTTPVSHNGVIYISLQSGGIANQWLASIDRWETGNSDGKVTKDEIQAFVGKTKVPEAFYKKTFDRGDLNKDGALEGKELDIAFLPPGNEAGAKFGEEPAQEFIIAVKGGGRGDVTKSHLLWKHPTKHTDHIVSPLVTEDRMLLVKGGGISTCFEVEQGKKVWGPKRIQNECEYFASPIYGDGKIYVAGENGKIVVLEDGPEQKIIAKNDMGDSILGTPAIADGRIFVRTRGKLICVGEK is encoded by the coding sequence ATGCTTGGGATACGAAAACAGACTGTTTTACTTGCTGTTGTGACTGGTGTATTCAGTTTCCTGAATGGGACCGATCTTGTGCAGGCAGAAGACTGGCCTCAGTTCCGGGGGCCCAACTGCTCGGGGGTTTCGGCTGGCAAAAAGCCATTGCCTGCGGAGTTTGACGATCAGAAAAATGTGATCTGGTCGCAAAACCTGGGCGATGGGATTGGCTGTCCGGTGGTGGCTGCGGGACGCGTCTTCACTTCGGGCATGGTCGGCAAGGATAAAATCGGACTGTATGCCTTTGACGCAGAGACCGGAAAGAAGCTCTGGGAACGTGTCTGGAGCACCGGCGACCTGCTGGAGATTCATAAAACCAACAGCTTCGCTGCGACGACTCCTGCCGCCGATGCGGAGCGGGTTTACTTCTACTTCAGCACACTGGGGATGCTGGCCGTCGATGCCGAGACGGGAGCGGATGTCTGGAAACAGGAACTGCCTGTCCCGTACTTTGTATTCAAGTGGGGCGCGGGGATGTCTCCCACGCTGTATAAAGACCTGGTTTTATTCTGTCAGGATGATGACCTGGCGCCTGCCTTTTATGCTTTCAATAAAGAGACAGGAAAGATCGTCTGGAAGGATGATCGTAGCGACCAGGCAGTGAACTATTCTCATCCGGTGATCTGCGAAACCGACAAAGGGGATGAGATTGTCGTGGCGGGAACCGGGAAGCTGATCGGCTATGATCCCCAGACTGGCAAGCGACTGTGGACTGCTCAAACCCTGCTGAGAAATATCAAGACCACACCGGTGAGTCATAATGGGGTGATTTATATTTCCCTGCAGAGTGGCGGGATTGCCAATCAGTGGCTGGCTTCGATTGACCGCTGGGAGACCGGTAACAGCGATGGGAAAGTCACGAAAGACGAAATCCAGGCGTTTGTCGGCAAGACCAAAGTGCCGGAAGCCTTCTACAAAAAGACATTTGATCGCGGCGACTTGAATAAAGATGGTGCTCTCGAAGGCAAAGAACTGGATATCGCTTTCCTACCTCCCGGCAATGAAGCGGGTGCCAAGTTTGGTGAAGAGCCCGCCCAGGAATTTATTATCGCCGTCAAAGGGGGCGGCCGCGGCGATGTGACCAAGTCGCATCTGCTCTGGAAGCATCCTACCAAACATACCGACCATATTGTTTCCCCCCTGGTGACAGAAGATCGGATGTTACTCGTCAAAGGGGGCGGAATCTCGACCTGCTTTGAAGTGGAGCAAGGGAAAAAAGTCTGGGGCCCCAAGCGGATTCAGAACGAATGCGAATACTTCGCCTCCCCCATTTATGGTGATGGAAAAATCTATGTCGCCGGCGAGAACGGCAAAATCGTCGTGCTGGAAGATGGCCCCGAGCAGAAAATTATCGCCAAGAACGATATGGGTGATTCCATTCTGGGCACTCCCGCGATTGCCGACGGCCGGATCTTCGTTCGCACCCGCGGCAAGCTGATTTGTGTGGGTGAGAAATAG
- a CDS encoding DUF1501 domain-containing protein, with protein MFSILNHPQRTSGNMSRRELLTTGGAGLLGLSLPQMLQAEQQQIVNPFQGGKAKSVIFLFLFGGPSQLETFDLKPEAPSEIRGPFQPIACRTPGLQISEHLPHLAEVSDKYSVIRSMTHTFNDHSGGGHYVQTGKRWHIPIGAGFDATPKDWPSMGSVVEYLTQHSPGGLERDLPNYSVVPNRLGRLQAGGRYIRPGEYAGWLGRAYNPLSTTVDSRDSTDNPYWRDCTDEELSFEIEGLAPEVPLETIRRRVALLEHFDGMKRNFDKADSQVFDRFRQRALALLTSNNTRNALDIKDEPEPLRDQYGRHLFGQSCLMARRLVEAGVRFVTVHYDCVDGYSWDSHRNSDDVKNKLLPTFDQGCAALLADLDQRGMLDDTLVIAMGEMGRTPKPNSNWGRGHWSQLFPALVAGAGIQGGTTYGSSDRLASRPAEHPVSPEDLAATIYWALGIDPGLMLPDALDRPIPIIDGGEPLRQLFG; from the coding sequence ATGTTCTCGATTCTGAATCACCCCCAGCGAACTTCGGGAAACATGTCACGCCGCGAACTGCTGACGACCGGCGGTGCCGGGCTGTTGGGACTCTCGCTCCCGCAGATGCTCCAGGCTGAACAGCAGCAGATCGTCAATCCGTTCCAGGGAGGGAAAGCGAAATCGGTCATCTTCCTGTTTCTGTTTGGCGGCCCCAGTCAGCTGGAAACTTTCGACCTCAAACCGGAAGCCCCCAGTGAAATTCGCGGACCGTTCCAACCCATTGCCTGCCGCACTCCCGGTCTGCAGATCAGCGAACACCTGCCTCATCTGGCTGAGGTATCCGACAAGTATTCCGTCATCCGGAGTATGACCCATACATTTAACGACCACAGTGGTGGCGGCCACTATGTGCAAACCGGCAAACGCTGGCATATTCCCATCGGAGCCGGTTTCGATGCCACTCCCAAAGACTGGCCTTCCATGGGCTCGGTCGTGGAATATTTAACACAGCATTCTCCCGGTGGCCTGGAACGTGACCTGCCTAATTACTCGGTTGTTCCCAATCGACTGGGTCGTCTGCAGGCAGGGGGGCGTTATATCCGACCGGGTGAATATGCGGGCTGGCTGGGACGCGCTTACAATCCACTTTCGACTACTGTCGACAGTCGCGATTCCACCGATAACCCGTACTGGCGTGACTGCACCGATGAAGAACTCAGTTTTGAAATCGAAGGGCTGGCCCCCGAAGTTCCTCTGGAAACCATCCGCCGTCGCGTCGCGCTGCTGGAACACTTTGATGGTATGAAACGTAATTTTGACAAAGCTGATTCACAGGTTTTTGATCGTTTCCGCCAGCGGGCACTGGCTTTGCTAACGTCCAACAATACCCGCAATGCCCTGGATATTAAAGATGAACCCGAACCGCTCCGCGACCAGTATGGTCGGCATCTGTTTGGTCAATCTTGTCTCATGGCCCGACGTCTGGTGGAAGCGGGCGTGCGTTTTGTGACTGTGCACTATGACTGTGTCGATGGCTACAGCTGGGATTCACACCGCAACAGTGATGACGTCAAAAATAAACTGCTGCCCACCTTCGATCAGGGCTGTGCTGCTTTGCTGGCCGACCTCGATCAGCGGGGCATGCTTGACGACACACTTGTGATCGCGATGGGAGAAATGGGCCGCACCCCCAAACCCAACAGCAACTGGGGCCGCGGACACTGGAGCCAGCTCTTCCCGGCGTTAGTCGCGGGTGCCGGCATTCAGGGAGGTACGACTTACGGCAGCTCTGATCGACTGGCTTCCCGACCGGCCGAACATCCCGTCAGCCCCGAAGACCTGGCCGCCACGATCTACTGGGCCCTGGGCATCGATCCCGGCCTGATGCTCCCTGATGCACTGGACCGGCCGATCCCCATCATTGATGGCGGGGAACCGCTCAGGCAACTGTTTGGTTAA